One genomic segment of Amycolatopsis sp. WQ 127309 includes these proteins:
- a CDS encoding MDR family MFS transporter, whose product MTADTPARDGVDPKVLKTALILVVGALAVVFDTTIVSVALHQLATSLDVPVSTIQWVTTGYMLALGAAVPLSTWALTRFGGKRVWMFALTVFLAGSIGSSLAWDAGSLIGWRVLQGLGGGLMLPVMTTLIMQAAGGHALGRTMTWVALPGLLGPILGPLAGGAIITDYSWRFMFWVNVPFCVAGLILAGRYLPEDPPAAARARLDVWGLVLLVPGIVAVLLGLSNAGAAGFGRFDVLAPLAIGVVFLVAFTLYALRHRDPLVDIRLLAARSVGSSTAVLFLSGFSLFGAMLLLPLYYQEVRGVTALTAGLMLVPQGIGALLSRQIAGPLTDRIGAQSIAVAGFVVVAAATVPFAFVDATSDGWLLALWLLIRGVGLGAVTMPVMTASYVGLARAEIGHASVLTRIAQQVGGSFGTAVLAVVLEQAIAGAGPGAAVTGFHVAFWWATGFSLLATALCVWLPGRKQVQAANDAAAAATLAAAQPVKSGKSSV is encoded by the coding sequence ATGACAGCGGACACCCCGGCGCGCGACGGCGTCGACCCGAAAGTGCTGAAGACGGCGTTGATCCTGGTCGTGGGGGCGCTGGCGGTCGTGTTCGACACGACGATCGTCAGCGTCGCCCTGCACCAGCTGGCGACCAGCCTCGACGTCCCGGTCTCGACGATCCAGTGGGTGACGACCGGCTACATGCTCGCGCTCGGCGCGGCGGTCCCGCTCAGCACCTGGGCGCTCACCCGCTTCGGTGGCAAGCGGGTCTGGATGTTCGCCCTCACCGTCTTCCTCGCCGGCTCGATCGGGTCGAGCCTCGCGTGGGACGCGGGATCGCTCATCGGCTGGCGCGTCCTGCAGGGCCTCGGCGGCGGGCTGATGCTGCCGGTGATGACGACGCTGATCATGCAGGCCGCCGGGGGACACGCGCTCGGCAGGACGATGACCTGGGTCGCGCTGCCCGGGCTGCTCGGGCCGATCCTCGGCCCGCTCGCCGGCGGCGCGATCATCACGGACTACAGCTGGCGCTTCATGTTCTGGGTCAACGTGCCGTTCTGCGTCGCCGGCCTGATCCTCGCCGGCCGCTACCTCCCCGAGGACCCGCCGGCCGCCGCGCGGGCCCGGCTCGACGTGTGGGGGCTCGTGCTGCTCGTCCCGGGCATCGTGGCCGTGCTCCTCGGCCTCTCCAACGCCGGTGCGGCCGGCTTCGGCCGGTTCGACGTCCTCGCGCCGCTCGCGATCGGCGTGGTCTTCCTCGTCGCCTTCACGCTCTACGCGCTGCGTCACCGCGACCCGCTCGTGGACATCCGGCTGCTCGCCGCGCGCTCGGTCGGGTCGTCGACGGCCGTGCTGTTCCTGTCGGGCTTCTCGCTGTTCGGCGCCATGCTGCTGCTTCCCCTGTACTACCAGGAAGTCCGCGGCGTGACGGCGCTGACCGCCGGGCTCATGCTGGTCCCGCAGGGGATCGGGGCCCTGCTCAGCCGCCAGATCGCCGGCCCGCTCACCGACCGGATCGGGGCGCAGTCCATCGCCGTCGCCGGGTTCGTCGTCGTCGCGGCCGCGACCGTGCCGTTCGCGTTCGTCGACGCCACGAGCGACGGCTGGCTGCTCGCGCTGTGGCTGCTCATCCGCGGCGTCGGGCTCGGCGCCGTCACCATGCCGGTCATGACGGCCTCCTACGTCGGGCTCGCCCGCGCCGAGATCGGGCACGCGAGCGTCCTGACGCGGATCGCGCAGCAGGTCGGCGGGTCGTTCGGCACGGCGGTGCTTGCCGTCGTCCTGGAGCAGGCCATCGCCGGCGCCGGGCCGGGCGCGGCTGTGACGGGCTTCCACGTCGCGTTCTGGTGGGCGACGGGCTTCTCGCTCCTCGCGACCGCGCTGTGCGTGTGGCTGCCGGGGCGCAAGCAGGTCCAAGCCGCCAACGACGCCGCGGCCGCGGCGACGTTGGCGGCGGCTCAGCCGGTCAAGTCCGGGAAGTCCTCCGTGTAG
- a CDS encoding TMEM175 family protein produces MERQRSPERLVFFSDAVVAIALTLLVLPLTELVPELIAAGAPATEAVTGNWPKIFSFLLSFAVIGRFWLTHHRIFEHVRAFNTPLVLVNFCWLLTIAVLPFPTQLIGAFQSQRFTVLFYLGTLLAGSVCHTALLFIVRRDPAVHGDAEPVSDAWARSFVVSTGIFALAVVVACVRPGFGYYVLLLLALQPLFTRRQPAATPA; encoded by the coding sequence ATGGAACGGCAGAGGTCGCCCGAGAGGCTGGTCTTCTTCAGCGACGCCGTCGTCGCCATCGCCCTGACGCTGCTGGTGCTGCCGCTCACCGAGCTCGTGCCGGAACTGATCGCGGCCGGCGCGCCCGCGACGGAGGCCGTCACCGGGAATTGGCCGAAGATCTTCAGCTTCCTGCTCAGCTTCGCCGTGATCGGCCGGTTCTGGCTCACCCACCACCGCATCTTCGAGCACGTGCGCGCGTTCAACACCCCGCTCGTGCTCGTCAACTTCTGCTGGCTGCTCACCATCGCCGTGCTGCCGTTCCCGACCCAGCTCATCGGCGCCTTCCAGTCGCAGCGCTTCACGGTGCTGTTCTACCTCGGCACCCTGCTCGCCGGCAGCGTGTGCCACACCGCGCTGCTGTTCATCGTCCGCCGCGACCCCGCGGTCCACGGCGACGCCGAACCCGTGTCGGACGCCTGGGCCCGCAGCTTCGTCGTGAGCACGGGCATCTTCGCCCTCGCGGTGGTCGTCGCCTGCGTCCGGCCGGGTTTCGGGTACTACGTCCTGCTGCTGCTCGCCCTGCAGCCGCTGTTCACCCGCCGGCAGCCGGCGGCCACGCCGGCCTGA
- a CDS encoding MarR family winged helix-turn-helix transcriptional regulator, with protein sequence MTTVPAAGHRDSPGLMFALLGNETMRRLRDAHTANDLTPRQFQILGLLHDRGPLGQTDLATAVDTAASILVTQLNPLEAAGLVSRDRDPHDRRRHVVLLTALGRERLEKAAAAQQAVEDDVFRALTPAQRAQLTRLLILVRDDLTGGHEQCGTPASLDRDTR encoded by the coding sequence GTGACCACCGTCCCGGCCGCCGGCCACCGCGACAGCCCCGGCCTGATGTTCGCCCTGCTCGGCAACGAGACGATGCGCCGGCTGCGGGACGCGCACACCGCGAACGACCTGACCCCGCGCCAGTTCCAGATCCTCGGCCTGCTCCACGACCGCGGCCCGCTCGGCCAGACCGACCTGGCGACCGCCGTCGACACCGCCGCCAGCATCCTGGTCACCCAGCTCAACCCCCTGGAGGCGGCCGGTCTCGTCTCCCGCGACCGCGACCCCCACGACCGCCGCCGCCACGTCGTGCTGCTCACCGCCCTCGGCCGGGAGCGGCTGGAGAAGGCCGCCGCCGCCCAGCAGGCGGTCGAGGACGACGTGTTCCGGGCGCTCACCCCGGCCCAGCGCGCCCAGCTGACCCGGCTGCTGATCCTGGTCCGCGACGACCTCACCGGCGGCCACGAACAGTGCGGCACCCCGGCTTCCCTGGACCGCGATACCCGCTAG
- a CDS encoding oxidoreductase: protein MLESRDDLGLAGARAVVTGGTRGIGAATVARLVAAGARVVAIARTPADVPDGVHLVTADLTVPAEIEAAAEAALGHLGGLDVLVANAGRNRHVPAGVLAATDDDWQANLDANLLSVVRLDRILVPHLTAQGSGAVVHVSSGAARYPQPSGIPYAAAKAALNAYSKGLATACGPHGVRVTTVLPGVVETSALDATLAQLAGNSGRTVDEVRAQFHASLTVPLGRPGRADEAAELIAFLASPRASYVTGTTITVDGGLLPTL, encoded by the coding sequence ATGCTCGAAAGCCGCGATGACCTGGGTCTTGCGGGTGCGCGTGCCGTCGTCACGGGTGGCACGCGGGGGATCGGTGCCGCCACCGTGGCCCGCCTCGTCGCGGCCGGCGCGCGCGTGGTCGCCATCGCCCGCACGCCGGCCGACGTGCCGGACGGCGTGCACCTGGTGACCGCCGACCTGACCGTGCCGGCCGAGATCGAGGCCGCCGCCGAAGCGGCGCTCGGTCACCTGGGCGGCCTCGACGTCCTGGTGGCCAACGCCGGCCGCAACCGCCACGTACCTGCCGGCGTGCTCGCGGCGACCGACGACGACTGGCAGGCGAACCTGGACGCGAACCTGCTGTCGGTCGTGCGCCTGGACCGGATCCTGGTGCCGCACCTGACCGCGCAGGGCAGCGGCGCCGTCGTGCACGTCTCGTCCGGCGCCGCCCGCTACCCGCAGCCGTCGGGTATTCCTTACGCGGCCGCGAAAGCCGCGCTCAACGCCTACAGCAAGGGCCTCGCCACCGCCTGCGGCCCGCACGGCGTCCGCGTCACCACGGTGCTGCCCGGCGTCGTCGAGACCAGCGCGCTCGACGCCACTTTGGCGCAGCTGGCGGGAAACTCGGGCCGCACCGTGGACGAGGTCCGCGCGCAGTTCCACGCGTCGCTGACCGTGCCGCTGGGCCGGCCGGGCCGAGCGGACGAGGCCGCGGAGCTGATCGCGTTCCTGGCCTCGCCACGCGCGTCCTACGTGACGGGCACGACCATCACCGTGGACGGCGGCCTGCTCCCGACCCTGTGA
- a CDS encoding putative quinol monooxygenase, protein MSTTVLTELFARPGRGDDVAALLLEILRESLAHQGCETIRIIRDQDDPDHVAGLTQWTERQDYTGYLGWRTAHGFTGTFEAMLTRPLVISYYDELYAGQGIAAVTGSGAGRRPR, encoded by the coding sequence ATGAGCACCACGGTCCTCACCGAACTCTTCGCCCGGCCCGGGCGAGGTGACGACGTCGCCGCCCTGCTGCTGGAGATCCTGCGCGAAAGCCTGGCACACCAGGGCTGCGAGACGATCCGGATCATCCGGGACCAGGACGATCCCGACCACGTCGCCGGGCTGACCCAGTGGACCGAGCGGCAGGACTACACCGGCTACCTCGGCTGGCGGACCGCGCACGGCTTCACCGGCACCTTCGAAGCGATGCTCACCCGGCCGCTGGTGATCAGCTACTACGACGAACTGTATGCCGGGCAAGGGATCGCCGCGGTCACAGGGTCGGGAGCAGGCCGCCGTCCACGGTGA
- a CDS encoding MerR family transcriptional regulator, which yields MRAGLTVGEFSRVTHLSAKTLRHYHDVGLLEPADVDPATGYRYYSLEQVPAAQVIRRLRGLDMPVADVKAVLAAGAVADRNKLISAHLDRLETKLVEARAAVDDLRDLLRRAPGGPVIEHRSVPAQPAIGIRAVIDRADVLSWWQGALGELNGVIGAQHLRRTGPSGGLFDSDLYEHERGGAVVFVPVEAGLRPVGRVTAFVVPPAELAIAVHQGQLNDIDLTYGDLGTYAARHEIGVEGPLREYYLRDPIETSAEAEWRTEVGWPIFRSDRA from the coding sequence ATGCGAGCAGGTCTGACGGTCGGCGAGTTCTCCCGGGTGACGCACCTCAGCGCGAAGACCCTGCGTCACTACCACGACGTCGGGCTGCTCGAACCGGCCGACGTCGACCCGGCGACCGGGTACCGGTACTACTCCCTCGAGCAGGTGCCCGCGGCGCAGGTGATCCGCCGCCTGCGCGGCCTCGACATGCCGGTCGCCGACGTCAAGGCCGTCCTGGCCGCCGGCGCGGTCGCCGACCGCAACAAGCTGATCAGCGCGCACCTGGACCGCCTGGAGACGAAGCTCGTCGAAGCGCGGGCGGCGGTCGACGACCTGCGTGACCTCCTGCGGCGGGCTCCCGGCGGTCCGGTGATCGAGCACCGGTCCGTGCCGGCCCAGCCGGCCATCGGGATCCGGGCCGTCATCGACCGCGCCGACGTGCTGAGCTGGTGGCAGGGCGCGCTGGGGGAGCTGAACGGCGTCATCGGCGCGCAGCACCTGCGCCGCACCGGGCCCAGCGGCGGCCTGTTCGACAGCGACCTGTACGAACACGAGCGGGGCGGGGCCGTGGTGTTCGTCCCCGTCGAGGCCGGCCTCCGCCCGGTCGGGCGGGTCACGGCGTTCGTCGTCCCGCCGGCCGAACTGGCGATCGCGGTGCACCAAGGGCAGCTGAACGACATCGACCTCACCTACGGCGACCTGGGCACCTACGCCGCCCGGCACGAGATCGGCGTCGAAGGGCCGCTGCGGGAGTACTACCTGCGGGACCCGATCGAGACGTCCGCCGAAGCCGAGTGGCGGACCGAGGTCGGCTGGCCGATCTTCCGCTCCGACCGGGCTTAG